CAATCACTGTGGTCTGTGGCGCGCCCAATATTGCCATCGGGCAGAGGATCGCCTTTGCCGGAGTGGGAGCCAAGCTCTTTGACGGCCACTCCGGGAAGTATATGGAACTCAAGCCCGCCAAAATCCGTGGCGTGCAATCGGAAGGGATGGTCTGCTCTGAGAAGGAGCTCGGAATTTCCGATAGTCATGAGGGAATTCTGGTGCTGGCCTCGGATG
The sequence above is a segment of the Dehalococcoidia bacterium genome. Coding sequences within it:
- a CDS encoding phenylalanine--tRNA ligase subunit beta — encoded protein: MKVSLKWLKDYVDIRMPPEELAEKLTMIGLSAADIKTIGANWQNVFVGEITGIGPHPNADKLRLAAVTLGQEPITVVCGAPNIAIGQRIAFAGVGAKLFDGHSGKYMELKPAKIRGVQSEGMVCSEKELGISDSHEGILVLASD